One genomic segment of Pseudomonas chlororaphis subsp. aurantiaca includes these proteins:
- a CDS encoding RNA polymerase factor sigma-54, which translates to MKPSLVLRMGQQLTMTPQLQQAIRLLQLSTLDLQQEIQEALESNPMLERQEEGDDFDNTDPLADNAEQKPNTDIQEPSYQETAPTVDNLEDGEWNERIPNDLPVDTAWEDVYQTSASSLPSNDDDEWDFTTRTSAGESLQSHLLWQLNLAPMSDTDRLIAVTLIDCINNQGYLDETLEEILEAFDPELDIELDEIEAVLHRIQQFEPAGIGARNLGECLLLQLRQLPAKTPWLTEAKRLVTDFIDLLGSRDYSQLMRRMKLKEDELRQVIELVQSLNPRPGSQIESTEAEYVVPDVIVRKDNERWLVELNQESVPRLRVNPQYAGFVRRADTSADNTFMRNQLQEARWFIKSLQSRNETLMKVATQIVEHQRGFLEYGDEAMKPLVLHDIAEAVGMHESTISRVTTQKFMHTPRGIYELKYFFSSHVSTSEGGECSSTAIRAIIKKLVAAENQKKPLSDSKIAGLLEAQGIQVARRTVAKYRESLGIAPSSERKRLM; encoded by the coding sequence ATGAAACCATCGCTAGTCCTCAGAATGGGCCAGCAGCTGACGATGACACCGCAGCTGCAACAGGCCATCCGCCTGCTCCAATTGTCGACCCTGGACCTGCAACAGGAAATCCAGGAGGCCCTGGAGTCCAACCCGATGCTCGAGCGCCAGGAAGAAGGCGACGACTTCGATAACACCGATCCGCTGGCCGACAACGCCGAGCAGAAACCCAATACCGATATCCAGGAACCCTCCTACCAGGAAACCGCTCCGACGGTGGACAACCTCGAGGACGGTGAATGGAACGAGCGCATTCCCAACGACCTGCCGGTCGACACCGCCTGGGAAGACGTCTACCAGACCAGCGCCAGCAGCCTGCCCAGCAACGATGACGACGAGTGGGACTTCACCACCCGCACTTCGGCCGGCGAAAGCCTGCAGAGCCATCTGCTCTGGCAGTTGAACCTGGCGCCCATGTCCGACACCGATCGCCTGATCGCGGTGACCCTGATCGACTGCATCAACAATCAGGGCTATCTGGACGAAACCCTCGAGGAAATCCTCGAAGCCTTCGATCCGGAGCTGGACATCGAACTCGACGAAATCGAGGCCGTCCTGCACCGCATCCAGCAATTCGAACCCGCCGGCATCGGCGCCCGCAACCTGGGTGAGTGCCTGCTGCTGCAACTGCGCCAGCTACCTGCCAAGACCCCTTGGCTGACTGAAGCCAAGCGCCTGGTCACCGACTTCATCGACCTGCTCGGCAGCCGCGACTACAGCCAGCTGATGCGGCGCATGAAGCTCAAGGAAGACGAACTGCGCCAGGTCATCGAACTGGTGCAGAGCCTCAACCCACGACCGGGCTCGCAAATCGAGTCCACCGAAGCCGAATACGTGGTTCCCGACGTCATCGTGCGCAAGGACAACGAACGCTGGCTGGTGGAGCTGAACCAGGAGTCCGTGCCGCGCCTGCGCGTCAACCCGCAGTACGCCGGCTTCGTGCGGCGCGCCGATACCAGCGCCGACAACACCTTCATGCGCAACCAACTGCAGGAGGCCCGCTGGTTCATCAAGAGCCTGCAGAGCCGTAACGAAACCCTGATGAAAGTCGCCACCCAGATCGTCGAGCATCAGCGCGGCTTCCTCGAGTACGGCGACGAGGCGATGAAACCGCTGGTCCTGCATGACATCGCCGAAGCGGTGGGCATGCACGAGTCGACGATTTCACGGGTGACCACGCAAAAATTCATGCATACCCCACGGGGCATTTATGAACTGAAATACTTTTTCTCCAGCCACGTAAGTACCTCCGAAGGCGGCGAATGCTCGTCCACGGCGATCCGCGCGATCATCAAAAAACTGGTCGCCGCGGAAAATCAGAAAAAGCCGTTGAGTGACAGCAAGATCGCTGGTTTACTGGAGGCACAAGGCATTCAGGTAGCCCGTCGTACCGTCGCCAAGTACCGCGAATCCCTGGGGATCGCGCCTTCCAGCGAACGGAAGCGGTTGATGTAG
- the lptB gene encoding LPS export ABC transporter ATP-binding protein, translating into MATLKAQHLAKSYKSRQVVRDVSLSIDSGQIVGLLGPNGAGKTTCFYMIVGLVQADQGRILIDDLDVSHQPMHGRARAGIGYLPQEASIFRKLSVADNIMAILETRKELDKAGRRQELESLLQEFHISHIRDNLGMSLSGGERRRVEIARALATAPKFILLDEPFAGVDPISVGDIKQIIHHLKAKGIGVLITDHNVRETLDICETAYIVNDGQLIAEGDAETILANELVKEVYLGHEFRL; encoded by the coding sequence ATGGCAACTCTGAAAGCTCAGCACCTGGCCAAGAGCTACAAGAGCCGCCAGGTCGTGCGTGACGTCAGCCTGTCCATCGACAGCGGCCAGATCGTCGGCCTGCTCGGCCCCAACGGCGCCGGCAAGACCACCTGCTTCTACATGATCGTCGGCCTGGTCCAGGCCGATCAGGGACGCATCCTGATCGACGACTTGGATGTCAGCCACCAGCCGATGCATGGCCGCGCCCGCGCCGGGATCGGCTACCTGCCGCAGGAAGCCTCGATCTTCCGCAAACTCTCGGTGGCCGACAACATCATGGCCATCCTCGAGACCCGCAAGGAACTCGACAAGGCCGGCCGTCGCCAGGAACTGGAAAGCCTGCTGCAGGAATTCCACATCAGCCATATTCGCGACAACCTGGGCATGAGCCTTTCCGGCGGTGAACGTCGCCGCGTGGAAATCGCTCGCGCACTGGCCACCGCACCCAAGTTCATCCTGCTCGACGAACCCTTCGCCGGCGTGGACCCGATCTCGGTAGGCGACATCAAGCAGATCATTCATCACCTGAAGGCCAAGGGCATCGGCGTGCTCATCACCGACCACAACGTCCGTGAAACCCTGGATATCTGCGAAACCGCCTACATCGTCAACGACGGTCAACTGATCGCCGAAGGCGACGCCGAAACCATCCTCGCCAACGAGCTGGTCAAGGAAGTTTACCTGGGCCATGAGTTCCGCCTGTAA
- the lptA gene encoding lipopolysaccharide transport periplasmic protein LptA, translated as MRLVKTLPILLGLGAALGSVSAWALPNDSQQPIRIQADDAQLDDKNGVATYRGDVIITQGSMKVTGNTVTITRTQTGDIDVVTSVGNLAYFEQIQTQGDTKPVQGYGVTIQYHAAQNRVVLIDRAKVVDKDGNITQGEKIVYDTNKKLASAGRATGSKVTESRPRIDMVIQPKKKTDEKAQ; from the coding sequence ATGAGGCTCGTTAAAACCCTCCCTATTTTGCTCGGTCTGGGCGCAGCACTGGGAAGCGTGAGCGCCTGGGCTCTGCCGAACGATAGCCAGCAACCGATCCGCATCCAGGCCGACGACGCTCAACTGGACGACAAGAATGGCGTAGCCACCTACAGAGGCGACGTGATCATCACCCAGGGCTCGATGAAGGTCACCGGCAATACCGTGACCATCACACGCACCCAGACCGGTGACATCGACGTGGTGACTTCGGTGGGCAACCTGGCCTACTTCGAGCAGATCCAAACCCAGGGCGATACCAAGCCGGTCCAGGGCTACGGCGTGACCATCCAGTACCACGCCGCGCAAAACCGCGTCGTGCTGATCGACCGCGCCAAGGTCGTCGACAAGGACGGCAACATCACCCAGGGCGAGAAAATCGTCTACGACACCAACAAGAAGCTGGCCAGCGCCGGTCGCGCTACCGGCAGCAAGGTCACCGAGTCGCGCCCACGGATCGACATGGTCATCCAGCCGAAAAAGAAAACTGACGAAAAGGCCCAGTAA
- the lptC gene encoding LPS export ABC transporter periplasmic protein LptC, giving the protein MLSKKIRNILIFGIITVLFLAVGYWNISPERFLDKPVAQVDESAIDYYAINARSVQYLPDGKLQYEMTSDKVEHLKATEVTLLTKPDLQMYRGTAFPWHVQSERGEVNPDGTQVELIDSVRVSRTDEKNRNLLITTTRMTVFPQKQYAQTDQDVRIDGAGGVTTGKGMKAYLKDGRMNLLSNVRGQYEAR; this is encoded by the coding sequence ATGCTGAGCAAAAAGATTCGCAACATCCTGATCTTCGGCATCATCACCGTGCTGTTCCTGGCGGTGGGGTACTGGAACATCAGCCCGGAACGCTTCCTCGACAAGCCGGTCGCGCAGGTCGACGAAAGCGCCATCGACTACTACGCCATCAACGCCCGTAGCGTGCAGTACCTGCCCGACGGCAAGCTGCAGTACGAAATGACGTCCGACAAGGTCGAACACCTCAAGGCCACCGAGGTGACACTGTTGACCAAGCCGGACCTGCAGATGTATCGCGGCACCGCCTTCCCCTGGCACGTCCAGAGCGAGCGCGGCGAAGTCAACCCGGATGGCACCCAGGTCGAGCTGATCGATTCGGTACGGGTTTCCCGCACCGACGAGAAAAATCGCAACCTGCTGATCACCACGACCCGCATGACAGTATTCCCGCAGAAGCAATATGCGCAGACCGATCAAGACGTTAGAATCGACGGCGCCGGCGGCGTGACGACTGGCAAGGGAATGAAAGCGTATTTGAAAGACGGCAGGATGAACCTGCTATCGAACGTAAGAGGACAGTATGAGGCTCGTTAA